A window from Exiguobacterium marinum DSM 16307 encodes these proteins:
- the mfd gene encoding transcription-repair coupling factor, with protein sequence MNALERFMVALPETNIIRERLQKVDRQLVTGLTTSAKALVLAGLVKSSARRLVVVTHNMYQAQKMFDQLESLIGPDQTLLYPIDETLAGELSLTSSPELLAARIDARTRLLDQTGGVVVVPLGGLRRYMPSPKAWQDSRVMLKPGSDLDLADFAKQLSGMGYERTATVTTPGEFSVRGSILDVYPLTEARPYRIDLFDTEIDSIFTFDAETQRSLGVVGEVCITPATEFVATEEQLKQAGSALRKQYDRTVELITNDVIRQALDEGVVTDIERLERGDFPDKVGKYSPLLYTSTLLDYVGKDAVLILDEVARIDDAADVQDREDAEWFSSLIEKGEAVSNYTLAVPMHKVFLDLKQVAFSLLPSRRSGIPETDTVHLSCRPLPAFHGQMHLLKQEVERWQQGDQRIVVLAGDRSRADKITALLSDYGISSTFTNVDGELEPRRVSVIIGQIEGGFELSTSRLVVVSEEELFKRVTKRKRQTKNLTNAERIKSYQELKPNDYVVHVHHGIGKYLGIKTIEVGGIHQDYLHLVYAGDDALYVPVDQIDLVQKYVGAEGKEPKIYKLGGTEWKKVKSKVAKSVEDIADELIKLYAAREASVGFAFPSDDEEMSQFESSFPYAETEDQVRSIAEIKADMERSRPMDRLLCGDVGYGKTEVAIRAAFKAVLAGKQVAFLVPTTVLAQQHYETMLERFSEFPINVSVMSRFRSKSEMTATKKGLKEGTIDIVVGTHRVLSKDVTFANLGLVIIDEEQRFGVKHKERLKQLKTNIDVLTLTATPIPRTLHMSMIGIRDLSVLETPPENRYPVQTYVMEYDGIVLREALERELARGGQAFFLYNRVEGIERKAEEIRALLPDARIATAHGRMTESELESQLISFLEGEADILVSTTIIETGIDIPNVNTLIVHDADKMGLSQLYQLRGRVGRSNRIAYAYFTYRKDKRLTEVAESRLQAIKEFTELGSGFKIAMRDLSIRGAGNLLGAQQSGFIDSVGFDLYSQMLSEAIEERKDRMRGQAKQVVFKPEIAFQADAYIPDNYLSDSELKIEMYKRFKYADTPSALFALQDELIERFGEFPEPVALLIQLTRLRIYGELAKVSRIKQTPGRIEIVLSKESTAALDVSSFMEWTMPLGRKLGVGQEDGALKLSLSGRVPLTELLNDADTVLEELTKRLVGDAVAK encoded by the coding sequence ATGAATGCTTTAGAAAGATTTATGGTGGCGCTCCCTGAGACGAATATCATTCGCGAGCGGCTACAAAAAGTGGACCGTCAATTGGTAACGGGTCTGACGACGAGCGCGAAAGCTCTTGTCTTAGCAGGACTCGTGAAATCGTCAGCGAGACGCCTCGTCGTTGTGACACACAATATGTATCAAGCACAAAAAATGTTTGATCAACTTGAATCACTCATCGGCCCTGATCAAACACTGCTTTATCCAATTGATGAGACGCTAGCAGGTGAACTATCACTGACATCTAGTCCGGAACTGTTGGCCGCCCGAATCGATGCCCGTACCCGTCTCCTTGACCAAACAGGAGGCGTTGTTGTCGTGCCACTCGGTGGATTACGACGTTACATGCCGAGTCCGAAAGCATGGCAAGACAGCCGCGTCATGTTGAAGCCTGGAAGTGATCTCGATTTAGCGGATTTTGCGAAACAATTGTCGGGGATGGGGTATGAACGGACGGCAACTGTAACGACGCCAGGCGAGTTTTCCGTACGAGGTAGCATATTAGACGTTTACCCGCTCACAGAAGCGCGTCCATATCGAATTGACTTGTTTGACACTGAAATTGATTCGATTTTTACGTTTGATGCCGAAACCCAACGTTCGCTCGGGGTGGTAGGGGAAGTGTGTATTACGCCTGCAACGGAGTTTGTTGCGACTGAGGAACAGCTGAAACAAGCAGGTAGCGCTCTTCGCAAGCAATACGACAGAACGGTGGAATTGATTACAAACGATGTGATTCGTCAGGCGCTCGATGAAGGAGTCGTAACGGATATCGAACGTTTAGAGCGGGGTGATTTCCCAGATAAAGTAGGAAAGTATTCGCCACTTCTTTATACATCAACGCTTCTTGATTACGTAGGAAAAGACGCCGTACTCATTTTGGATGAAGTGGCACGAATTGATGACGCCGCGGATGTGCAGGACCGGGAAGACGCCGAGTGGTTCTCTTCGCTCATCGAAAAAGGGGAAGCGGTCAGTAACTATACGCTCGCCGTCCCAATGCATAAAGTGTTCCTTGACTTGAAACAAGTGGCCTTCTCATTATTGCCGTCTCGTCGTTCAGGTATACCTGAGACCGACACGGTTCATTTGAGCTGTCGTCCGCTACCGGCATTTCACGGACAGATGCACTTATTGAAACAAGAAGTGGAACGTTGGCAACAAGGTGATCAACGAATTGTCGTGCTCGCGGGAGATCGGTCGCGTGCAGATAAAATAACAGCACTTCTTTCAGACTATGGGATTTCCTCGACGTTTACGAATGTCGATGGAGAGTTAGAGCCGAGACGTGTGTCCGTCATTATCGGTCAAATTGAAGGTGGGTTTGAATTATCTACGAGTCGTCTTGTCGTTGTATCAGAAGAAGAACTGTTCAAACGTGTGACGAAACGGAAACGTCAGACGAAGAACTTGACGAACGCGGAACGAATCAAGAGTTACCAAGAGTTGAAGCCGAACGATTATGTCGTCCACGTGCACCATGGAATCGGAAAGTACTTAGGCATCAAAACGATTGAGGTCGGTGGGATTCATCAGGACTACTTGCATCTCGTCTATGCTGGTGACGATGCCCTTTACGTACCAGTCGACCAAATTGATCTCGTGCAAAAATATGTCGGGGCAGAAGGAAAAGAACCGAAGATTTATAAACTGGGTGGCACGGAATGGAAGAAGGTCAAATCGAAGGTCGCTAAATCGGTTGAAGACATTGCCGATGAGTTGATTAAACTGTATGCGGCACGAGAGGCCTCGGTTGGTTTTGCGTTTCCGTCGGACGATGAAGAGATGAGTCAGTTTGAATCTTCATTCCCGTACGCTGAAACAGAAGATCAAGTTCGCTCGATTGCTGAAATCAAAGCAGATATGGAACGCTCGCGTCCGATGGATCGTCTCTTATGCGGAGATGTCGGATATGGGAAAACGGAAGTGGCGATTCGGGCGGCATTTAAAGCGGTACTCGCCGGAAAGCAAGTCGCATTTCTTGTCCCGACGACCGTCCTCGCCCAACAGCATTATGAGACGATGCTCGAACGATTCAGCGAATTTCCAATCAATGTGTCGGTCATGAGCCGTTTCCGCTCGAAAAGTGAGATGACCGCGACGAAGAAGGGCTTGAAAGAAGGGACGATTGATATTGTCGTCGGTACACACCGCGTGTTGTCTAAAGACGTAACGTTTGCCAATCTCGGTCTCGTCATCATCGATGAAGAACAACGGTTCGGCGTTAAACATAAAGAACGTTTGAAACAACTGAAGACGAATATCGACGTGCTCACGTTGACTGCCACACCGATTCCGCGGACGCTCCATATGTCGATGATTGGAATCCGTGACTTGTCCGTATTGGAAACACCACCTGAAAATCGATATCCGGTCCAAACATATGTCATGGAGTATGACGGGATCGTCTTGCGTGAAGCTTTAGAGCGTGAACTCGCTCGTGGTGGGCAGGCGTTCTTCCTCTATAACCGTGTCGAAGGTATCGAACGAAAAGCGGAAGAAATTCGTGCCCTATTACCGGACGCGCGTATCGCGACGGCACATGGACGGATGACGGAGAGTGAGCTCGAGAGCCAATTGATCAGCTTTTTAGAAGGAGAGGCAGATATTTTAGTCTCGACGACAATCATCGAGACGGGAATCGATATTCCAAACGTCAATACACTTATCGTCCATGATGCTGACAAGATGGGGTTGTCGCAGCTCTATCAACTTCGTGGTCGTGTCGGACGCTCGAATCGGATCGCCTACGCGTACTTCACCTATCGAAAAGATAAGCGCTTAACGGAAGTTGCCGAAAGCCGACTTCAGGCCATTAAAGAGTTCACGGAGCTCGGAAGTGGCTTTAAGATTGCGATGCGGGACTTATCGATTCGGGGTGCTGGTAATTTGCTAGGTGCACAACAATCAGGGTTTATCGATTCGGTCGGTTTCGATCTGTACTCACAAATGCTCTCCGAAGCAATCGAGGAGCGGAAAGACCGAATGCGTGGACAAGCAAAACAAGTCGTATTCAAGCCGGAAATTGCATTCCAAGCGGATGCGTATATCCCAGATAATTATTTGTCGGATAGTGAATTAAAAATCGAGATGTACAAACGTTTCAAATATGCGGATACGCCAAGCGCATTATTCGCCCTTCAAGACGAATTGATTGAGCGATTTGGTGAATTCCCTGAACCGGTCGCGCTTCTCATTCAACTGACGCGCTTACGTATTTACGGAGAACTGGCAAAAGTGAGTCGGATCAAGCAAACACCGGGACGCATTGAAATCGTCTTATCAAAAGAGTCGACAGCTGCACTTGATGTATCATCCTTCATGGAATGGACAATGCCGCTCGGTCGCAAACTTGGGGTGGGTCAAGAAGATGGGGCGTTGAAACTATCGCTCAGTGGCCGTGTCCCCCTAACAGAGCTCCTAAATGATGCCGATACTGTATTAGAGGAACTGACGAAGCGGTTGGTAGGCGATGCAGTCGCCAAGTAA
- a CDS encoding polysaccharide biosynthesis protein has protein sequence MQSPSKFAQGVVLFAIAGYVSKLISFAYRVPYQNLAGDFGLYAYQTVYPFAAIVASLGIYAMPVVIAKIGVGTKGENRKLEVLWGSFYALFLLSIVLVVTVWVFAPTLAGWLGDEQLAPALRVISLSYLLMPASAVLRGAFQSRDDLRPSAWSQVLENFVRVTVMLSLLWIGVRLGKDAYTLSQYAYGATLIGGIVAIVFLVYRTRGLQIVKVRRVTFRRGMRLLLTTGFAVGFASLGILWMQLVDSFTIVNLMGGTYDAKVSKGVFDRGYPLVQFAILFTTTIGMANVPMLVRHYRAGHLQKTTQGLRSMIRVTTAIAGAATIGLMGVMFFLNVALFEDESGTRALVFLATSTFAASLAIASMTCLQAIDREWVAARSMVVAMLVKSAVNAWLVPSYGIEGAAIGTSIGFLAMAFYNFRALDRSIPLGSFRSKHYKSLWKALVPMLILIAVLNWLGQMWVDSRITAFGWLIGMVCSGAVLYIWRLWSTRMLSLAEWELIPFGSRLLDVLEKKEN, from the coding sequence ATGCAGTCGCCAAGTAAATTTGCGCAAGGCGTCGTCTTGTTCGCCATTGCCGGCTACGTGTCGAAACTGATTAGCTTCGCTTATCGTGTCCCGTATCAAAACTTAGCGGGTGACTTCGGACTCTATGCCTATCAAACCGTCTATCCATTCGCTGCGATCGTGGCTTCACTCGGGATTTATGCGATGCCAGTCGTTATTGCGAAAATTGGTGTCGGGACAAAAGGGGAAAATCGAAAGTTGGAAGTGCTATGGGGGAGCTTTTATGCGCTGTTTCTACTATCGATTGTCCTCGTTGTTACGGTATGGGTATTCGCACCGACCCTTGCCGGATGGCTAGGAGATGAGCAGCTGGCACCGGCACTCCGGGTGATCAGTTTAAGTTATTTACTTATGCCAGCCTCGGCCGTATTACGTGGCGCTTTTCAATCGAGAGATGACTTACGACCGAGCGCATGGTCACAAGTGCTCGAGAACTTTGTCCGCGTCACAGTCATGCTGTCGCTATTATGGATCGGGGTACGACTCGGAAAAGATGCATATACGCTTAGCCAATATGCGTACGGTGCGACACTCATCGGTGGAATCGTAGCGATTGTCTTTTTGGTCTATCGAACGCGTGGTTTGCAGATTGTGAAGGTGCGACGGGTCACGTTTCGAAGAGGGATGCGTCTCTTATTGACGACGGGTTTCGCGGTTGGATTCGCTTCGCTCGGGATTCTATGGATGCAACTTGTCGACTCTTTCACCATCGTCAATTTGATGGGGGGGACGTATGACGCGAAGGTGAGCAAAGGAGTGTTTGATCGGGGATACCCGCTCGTCCAATTCGCCATCTTGTTCACGACGACCATCGGGATGGCCAATGTGCCGATGCTCGTCCGTCATTATCGGGCGGGACATCTACAAAAGACGACACAAGGACTCCGTTCGATGATTCGGGTGACGACTGCGATTGCTGGTGCAGCGACTATCGGATTGATGGGTGTCATGTTTTTCTTAAATGTGGCCCTGTTTGAAGATGAATCTGGGACACGAGCCCTTGTCTTCTTAGCGACGAGCACGTTCGCTGCCTCCTTGGCGATTGCGAGCATGACATGTTTGCAGGCGATTGACCGAGAGTGGGTCGCGGCACGCAGCATGGTTGTCGCAATGTTAGTGAAAAGTGCGGTAAACGCATGGCTCGTCCCGAGTTACGGAATTGAAGGCGCGGCAATCGGAACATCCATTGGATTTTTAGCGATGGCGTTCTATAATTTCCGGGCGCTTGACCGCTCGATTCCGCTCGGGTCATTTCGATCGAAACACTATAAGTCGTTATGGAAAGCCCTCGTACCCATGCTGATCCTCATTGCCGTGTTAAACTGGCTAGGTCAGATGTGGGTCGACTCGCGAATCACTGCGTTCGGTTGGTTAATCGGAATGGTGTGTAGCGGTGCCGTCCTCTATATATGGAGATTATGGAGTACGCGAATGCTGTCACTTGCGGAATGGGAACTGATCCCGTTCGGAAGTCGTCTGCTCGACGTGCTCGAGAAAAAGGAGAACTAA
- the yabN gene encoding bifunctional methyltransferase/pyrophosphohydrolase YabN — MGYTIMVVGLGSGELNQLPLGVYRHLKQQPLVWLRTKEHPVVQELEAEGLVFESFDSVYESSDTFEEVYDQIVETLLSKSEEMAITYAVPGHPFVAERTVELLVERGADLHVLGGQSFLDAMFQALRIDPINGFQLLDATALDLERLQVTQHVLIGQVYDGFVAGDVKVQLMERYPDDHPVTLVTAAGTTEERIAHIPLFEMDRMAEVNNLTTLYVPPLVDESYLAKDFATLKQIIATLRGPNGCPWDRKQTHESLRKYLLEEAYELIEAINAEDDNAIIEELGDVLLQVMLHAQIGADEGYFDIRDVIGSISEKMVRRHPHVFGDITVENASEVVKNWNTIKQAEKGEKKQSHLDGVLIDQPSLMRAEQLQKKAAQVGFEWDDVSGAFTKLEEELNEWREELGDESELGDVLFSIVNIARYVGLNAEQALEQTNRKFKRRFEYIEVNGDLQRMTLEQMDELWNEAKEKGL; from the coding sequence ATGGGTTATACAATCATGGTGGTCGGACTCGGGTCTGGTGAGTTGAATCAATTGCCGCTCGGTGTGTACCGCCATTTAAAGCAGCAACCGCTCGTCTGGTTGCGCACAAAAGAACACCCTGTCGTTCAAGAGTTAGAAGCGGAAGGACTCGTGTTCGAATCATTTGATTCGGTCTATGAATCGAGTGATACGTTTGAAGAAGTATACGACCAGATTGTCGAGACGTTATTGAGTAAAAGTGAAGAAATGGCGATCACATACGCCGTACCGGGCCATCCGTTCGTAGCGGAACGGACCGTCGAACTATTGGTGGAACGGGGAGCCGATCTTCATGTGCTCGGTGGACAGAGCTTCCTCGATGCCATGTTCCAGGCGCTCCGGATCGATCCAATCAATGGATTTCAACTGCTTGATGCGACTGCGCTCGACCTTGAACGTTTGCAGGTGACTCAACATGTCCTCATCGGGCAAGTGTACGATGGATTCGTGGCGGGTGACGTCAAAGTGCAATTGATGGAACGGTATCCGGATGACCATCCCGTCACCCTTGTGACGGCTGCTGGTACGACAGAAGAGCGGATTGCGCACATCCCGTTATTCGAAATGGACCGGATGGCGGAAGTGAACAATTTGACGACGCTCTATGTGCCACCGCTCGTCGACGAATCGTATTTGGCGAAAGATTTTGCGACACTCAAACAGATTATTGCAACACTTCGGGGTCCGAACGGCTGCCCATGGGACCGCAAACAGACACATGAGTCGCTTCGGAAGTATTTACTGGAAGAAGCGTACGAACTGATTGAAGCCATCAATGCAGAAGATGATAATGCGATTATTGAAGAACTGGGCGACGTCTTGCTCCAAGTCATGTTACATGCTCAAATCGGTGCAGATGAGGGGTACTTTGATATTCGTGATGTGATTGGTTCGATTAGTGAAAAAATGGTACGTCGTCATCCACACGTCTTTGGGGACATCACAGTTGAAAACGCCTCCGAGGTCGTGAAAAATTGGAACACGATTAAACAAGCCGAAAAAGGGGAAAAGAAACAATCGCATCTCGATGGTGTGCTCATCGACCAACCTTCATTGATGAGGGCGGAACAACTTCAAAAGAAAGCCGCCCAAGTAGGGTTTGAATGGGATGACGTATCCGGGGCCTTCACGAAGCTCGAAGAAGAATTGAACGAATGGCGTGAGGAACTTGGTGACGAATCAGAATTGGGAGATGTATTGTTTTCCATCGTCAATATCGCGAGATACGTTGGGCT